Proteins from one Candidatus Neomarinimicrobiota bacterium genomic window:
- a CDS encoding hydrogenase iron-sulfur subunit has translation MSRKKDFEPKIVTFACNWCSYPAADTAGVGRMQYAPDIRIVRVMCSGRVDPAFVLRAFERGADGVLITGCHLVDCHYLFGARVMEETYKSIQQLVHLLGIEPERLRYEQISAAEAAKFVRVVNEFVESVKKVGPRLDSDPGDIGGGKMTEISGDEMGSIPQ, from the coding sequence ATGAGCAGGAAAAAAGACTTCGAGCCCAAAATTGTCACTTTCGCCTGCAACTGGTGCAGTTATCCGGCGGCGGACACCGCCGGTGTGGGACGCATGCAGTATGCACCTGATATCCGGATCGTCCGGGTGATGTGTTCGGGACGAGTGGATCCCGCTTTTGTACTCAGAGCTTTCGAGCGGGGTGCGGATGGAGTCTTGATCACCGGTTGTCACCTGGTGGATTGCCACTACCTGTTCGGGGCCAGGGTGATGGAAGAAACCTACAAGTCGATCCAGCAGCTGGTGCACTTGCTGGGTATCGAACCAGAGCGCCTCCGCTACGAACAAATCTCGGCGGCGGAAGCAGCTAAATTCGTCAGGGTTGTCAATGAGTTCGTGGAAAGCGTGAAGAAGGTTGGCCCCCGACTCGACAGTGACCCCGGCGATATAGGTGGTGGAAAAATGACCGAGATCAGCGGCGATGAAATGGGGAGCATTCCCCAATAG
- a CDS encoding (Fe-S)-binding protein, with protein MNAELIERIRQTNGLACLECGKCTSVCPVSTFSRQYSPRIMLAKAVRHHFEAIFQDYDLWSCLTCKKCDEYCPSGVHFTELIRALRASAKRSGFDGKCSHSGALQSLSRIMAAEHLKQNRLDWLPNDLKTTQKGDILYFVGCAPYFDVFFTDLELQTLDAARSSIRILNALGISPVLLPNERCCGHDLLWNGDVENFKRLAEHNLKEIARTGPKTILFSCAECMSAFKNLYPEHGFTVKAELKHMSQFLAEKIESGELELGPSARPVTYQDPCRLGRHMGIYGEPRRILAEGSSEGNGGVGFYEMKQSGSRSLCCGVSAWMNCDTTSKAIQTARLKQAKESGAQLLAVACPKCQIHLVCAMKDKKVNESYGIDIQDIATITLGRAKLK; from the coding sequence ATGAACGCTGAGCTCATCGAGAGGATCAGACAAACAAACGGGCTAGCCTGCCTGGAATGTGGCAAGTGCACGAGTGTCTGCCCGGTCTCCACCTTTAGCCGACAGTACTCGCCTCGGATCATGCTGGCCAAAGCGGTCCGCCACCATTTTGAGGCCATATTCCAGGATTACGACCTGTGGAGCTGCCTGACCTGTAAGAAATGTGATGAATATTGTCCATCGGGCGTTCATTTTACCGAATTGATAAGAGCCCTGAGAGCCAGCGCCAAGCGATCCGGGTTTGACGGGAAATGTTCCCACTCTGGTGCGCTTCAATCGTTATCGAGAATCATGGCCGCCGAGCATCTGAAGCAGAACCGGCTGGACTGGTTGCCAAACGATCTTAAGACTACACAGAAGGGGGATATCCTCTACTTCGTGGGCTGTGCTCCATACTTCGACGTATTCTTTACCGACCTTGAGCTGCAGACGCTGGATGCCGCCAGAAGCAGCATCAGGATCCTGAACGCGCTGGGTATTTCCCCTGTTCTCCTGCCCAATGAGCGTTGCTGCGGCCATGACCTGCTTTGGAACGGCGATGTCGAGAATTTCAAACGGCTGGCCGAACACAACCTGAAGGAAATCGCAAGGACCGGGCCGAAGACCATCCTGTTTTCCTGCGCCGAGTGTATGAGCGCCTTTAAGAACCTTTATCCAGAACATGGCTTTACCGTTAAAGCCGAATTGAAGCACATGAGCCAGTTCCTGGCTGAAAAGATTGAATCAGGGGAGTTGGAGCTCGGACCAAGTGCGAGGCCAGTGACGTATCAGGACCCCTGCCGTCTCGGTCGTCATATGGGGATTTATGGGGAGCCGCGCCGAATACTGGCGGAAGGGAGTAGCGAAGGAAACGGGGGTGTCGGGTTCTATGAGATGAAACAATCGGGTTCTCGATCACTCTGCTGCGGTGTGAGCGCCTGGATGAATTGCGATACCACTTCCAAAGCGATTCAGACCGCACGGCTTAAACAGGCAAAAGAATCCGGCGCGCAGTTACTCGCGGTAGCCTGTCCTAAATGCCAAATCCATCTGGTCTGCGCTATGAAGGATAAGAAAGTGAATGAGAGCTACGGTATTGATATACAGGATATCGCCACGATTACCCTGGGAAGAGCGAAACTGAAATAG